A genome region from Micromonospora peucetia includes the following:
- a CDS encoding carbohydrate ABC transporter permease, with the protein MTRLWAASRLTYAALIAAGVMSIFPIYWMFVVASRSNDAMGQLPPPVTPGGNFGANVSRLLNNTDAYFVTGLINSAIVATTVTVSVVFFSTLAGFAFAKLRFRGRNALLMVIIATMMVPTQLGVIPLYMLMTKLNWNDRLPAVIVPALVTGFGVFMMRQYAGQAVSTELIEAARVDGCNTARIYWNVVLPALRPAAAVLGLLTFMTTWNDFLWPYAVLNDPENPTVQLALRTLSEGYYTDMSQVFTGTAIATLPLLLVFVLFGRQIIGGIMEGAVKA; encoded by the coding sequence ATGACCCGCCTCTGGGCCGCCAGCCGGCTCACCTATGCCGCGCTGATCGCCGCCGGGGTGATGTCGATCTTCCCGATCTACTGGATGTTCGTGGTGGCGAGCCGCTCCAACGACGCGATGGGCCAACTGCCGCCCCCGGTCACCCCCGGCGGCAACTTCGGCGCGAACGTGTCCCGGCTGTTGAACAACACCGATGCGTACTTCGTCACCGGGCTGATCAACTCGGCGATCGTGGCGACCACGGTCACCGTGTCGGTGGTCTTCTTCTCCACGCTGGCCGGGTTCGCCTTCGCCAAGCTGCGGTTCCGGGGCCGCAACGCGCTGCTCATGGTGATCATCGCAACGATGATGGTGCCCACCCAACTCGGCGTCATCCCGCTATACATGCTGATGACGAAGCTGAACTGGAACGACCGGCTGCCGGCGGTGATCGTGCCGGCCCTGGTCACCGGCTTCGGGGTCTTCATGATGCGGCAGTACGCGGGCCAGGCGGTCAGCACCGAGCTGATCGAGGCGGCCCGGGTGGACGGCTGCAACACCGCGCGGATCTACTGGAACGTCGTGCTGCCGGCGCTACGCCCGGCCGCCGCCGTGCTGGGTCTACTCACGTTCATGACGACCTGGAACGACTTCCTCTGGCCGTACGCTGTCCTCAACGACCCGGAGAACCCGACCGTGCAACTGGCGTTGCGCACCCTCTCCGAGGGCTACTACACGGACATGTCCCAGGTGTTCACCGGGACGGCCATCGCCACCCTCCCACTGCTGCTGGTCTTCGTCCTGTTCGGCCGCCAGATCATCGGCGGCATCATGGAAGGTGCGGTCAAGGCGTGA
- a CDS encoding carbohydrate ABC transporter permease, translating into MTVQLDPHPPVAPAPRTGRRPPGMRFSRLDTKYSPYLFIAPFFVLFGVFGAYPLIYTFWVSLHDWDLLGSSHPFVGLENYSRLLADADFWHAVVNTLGIFVISTVPQLLAALWLANLLNRQLRARTTFRMAVLIPNITSTAAVAIVFGVLFGREFGMVNWLLDLVGIDAIEWKSNRFASWVAISAMVDWRWTGYNALIFLAAMQAIPRDLYEAAAIDGANRVRQFWSITVPLLKPTIIFTVIISTIGGLQLFTEPRLFHSGTNPIRGGPLRESQTVTMYMFENAFAPHYNFGYGSAVAWLLFALIAVVAAVNVLLLRRLGDAKPPRKDAKSKEDAKSKGWAR; encoded by the coding sequence ATGACCGTCCAGCTCGACCCGCACCCGCCGGTCGCACCGGCGCCCCGCACCGGCCGGCGTCCGCCGGGGATGCGGTTCAGCCGCCTCGACACGAAGTACTCGCCCTACCTGTTCATCGCCCCGTTCTTCGTGCTCTTCGGGGTGTTCGGGGCGTACCCGCTGATCTACACCTTCTGGGTCTCCCTGCACGACTGGGACCTGCTCGGCAGCAGCCATCCGTTCGTCGGCCTGGAGAACTACAGCCGGCTGCTGGCGGACGCCGACTTCTGGCACGCCGTCGTCAACACCCTCGGCATCTTCGTCATCTCCACCGTCCCGCAGCTGCTGGCCGCGCTCTGGCTGGCCAACCTGCTGAACCGGCAACTGCGGGCCCGGACCACGTTCCGGATGGCGGTGCTGATCCCGAACATCACCTCGACCGCCGCGGTCGCGATCGTCTTCGGGGTGCTCTTCGGCCGCGAGTTCGGCATGGTCAACTGGCTGCTGGACCTGGTCGGGATCGACGCGATCGAGTGGAAGTCGAACCGGTTCGCGTCCTGGGTGGCCATCTCCGCCATGGTCGACTGGCGGTGGACCGGCTACAACGCGCTGATCTTCCTGGCCGCGATGCAGGCCATCCCCCGCGACCTCTACGAGGCGGCCGCCATCGACGGCGCCAACCGGGTCCGGCAGTTCTGGTCGATCACCGTTCCGCTGCTCAAGCCGACGATCATCTTCACCGTCATCATCTCCACCATCGGCGGGCTCCAGCTCTTCACCGAGCCCCGGCTGTTCCACTCCGGAACCAACCCGATCCGGGGCGGACCGCTACGGGAGTCGCAGACCGTGACCATGTACATGTTCGAGAACGCCTTCGCGCCCCACTACAACTTCGGGTACGGCTCGGCGGTGGCGTGGTTGCTCTTCGCGCTGATCGCGGTCGTCGCGGCGGTGAACGTACTGCTCCTGCGCCGGCTCGGCGACGCGAAGCCCCCGAGGAAGGACGCGAAGTCGAAGGAGGACGCGAAGTCGAAGGGATGGGCGCGATGA
- a CDS encoding ABC transporter substrate-binding protein — protein sequence MGVFPRRRLAAVALVAATALFATAGCAGDEPAEDGKITLTVDVFSQFGYEELYKEYMASHPNVKIVERGTGTNLDDYSPKLTQWLAAGKGAGDVVAIEEGLMVEYKANPDNFVNLLDHGGAELQGNFLEWKWKGGTTPDGKVIGLGTDVGGMAMCYRKDLFAKAGLPTDRETVSKLWPTWQEYIKVGEQFKAKNTGASFLDAATNIFNTIVLQTAGNAQGHHYYDTSDNLVVDSNPAVRQAWDTTMDIIDSGLSGKYGSWSEEWVSAFKQAKFATIACPAWMTGVIEGNAGAEAKGKWDIARVPGDGGNWGGSWLAVPTQSKHRAEAIELAKFLTSAKGQIGAFKAKGPLPSSPQALADPAIVDAKNAYFSDAPVGQIFGEGAKTLKPVYMGPKNQAVRTEVENAVRTVELGQRDPGKGWTDAVNNAKKAAAK from the coding sequence ATGGGTGTCTTTCCGCGCCGCCGCCTGGCGGCGGTGGCCCTCGTCGCCGCCACCGCGCTGTTCGCCACCGCTGGCTGCGCCGGCGACGAACCCGCCGAGGACGGCAAGATCACGTTGACCGTGGACGTGTTCAGCCAGTTCGGCTACGAAGAGCTCTACAAGGAATACATGGCCAGCCACCCGAACGTGAAGATCGTCGAGCGTGGCACGGGCACCAACCTCGACGACTACTCGCCGAAGCTGACCCAGTGGCTCGCCGCCGGCAAGGGCGCGGGCGACGTCGTCGCCATCGAAGAGGGGTTGATGGTCGAATACAAGGCCAACCCCGACAACTTCGTCAACCTGCTCGACCACGGCGGGGCCGAGCTCCAGGGCAACTTCCTGGAGTGGAAGTGGAAGGGCGGCACGACCCCGGACGGCAAGGTCATCGGCCTGGGCACCGACGTCGGCGGCATGGCCATGTGCTACCGCAAGGACCTCTTCGCCAAGGCGGGTCTGCCCACCGACCGCGAGACGGTGTCGAAGCTCTGGCCGACCTGGCAGGAGTACATCAAGGTCGGCGAGCAGTTCAAGGCGAAGAACACCGGGGCCTCGTTCCTGGACGCCGCGACCAACATCTTCAACACGATCGTGCTCCAGACGGCGGGTAACGCGCAGGGCCACCACTACTACGACACCAGCGACAACCTGGTGGTGGACAGCAACCCGGCGGTCCGGCAGGCCTGGGACACCACGATGGACATCATCGACTCCGGCCTCTCCGGCAAGTACGGCTCCTGGTCCGAGGAGTGGGTGTCGGCCTTCAAGCAGGCCAAGTTCGCCACGATCGCCTGCCCGGCCTGGATGACCGGCGTCATCGAGGGCAACGCCGGCGCCGAGGCCAAGGGCAAGTGGGACATCGCCCGGGTGCCCGGTGACGGCGGCAACTGGGGCGGGTCCTGGCTCGCCGTGCCGACCCAGAGCAAGCACCGCGCCGAGGCGATCGAGCTGGCGAAGTTCCTGACCAGCGCCAAGGGTCAGATCGGCGCGTTCAAGGCCAAGGGCCCGCTGCCCTCGTCGCCGCAGGCGCTGGCCGACCCGGCGATCGTCGACGCCAAGAACGCGTACTTCTCCGACGCCCCGGTGGGGCAGATCTTCGGCGAGGGCGCCAAGACCCTGAAGCCCGTCTACATGGGGCCGAAGAACCAGGCCGTACGCACCGAGGTCGAGAACGCCGTCCGGACGGTGGAGCTGGGCCAGCGCGACCCCGGAAAGGGCTGGACGGACGCGGTCAACAACGCGAAGAAGGCCGCCGCCAAGTAG
- a CDS encoding maleylpyruvate isomerase family mycothiol-dependent enzyme, which translates to MSRLHGTKDFWMGALRTEGPAFAAAAAEAPPETPVLSCPGWTVADLTLHLASLYHWVHSFAGAGTVTPPPGRSEPVAPEPGVAPLQLWQQAYDQLMILFDGLDPEAPAWNWAPQPKKAGFWPRRMAHETAVHRWDAQLAIAAGEPVEAKLAADGVSEILDTWLPAGRRRTAGQWHGVVQLSAVDAAQEWFLRLRGEGVALLDTATIFDHDDHHARAQVSGTASDLLLALWGRVGLDTLDVAGDRTLLEGLRVG; encoded by the coding sequence ATGAGCAGACTGCACGGCACGAAGGACTTCTGGATGGGAGCACTCCGCACGGAGGGCCCGGCGTTCGCCGCCGCTGCGGCCGAGGCGCCGCCGGAGACACCGGTGCTGTCCTGTCCCGGCTGGACCGTCGCCGACCTGACCCTGCACCTCGCCTCCCTCTACCACTGGGTGCACTCGTTCGCGGGCGCGGGCACGGTCACCCCGCCGCCCGGCCGCTCCGAGCCGGTGGCACCGGAGCCGGGCGTCGCCCCGCTCCAGCTCTGGCAGCAGGCGTACGACCAGCTGATGATCCTCTTCGACGGACTGGACCCGGAGGCTCCGGCCTGGAACTGGGCGCCGCAGCCGAAGAAGGCGGGATTCTGGCCGCGCCGGATGGCGCACGAGACGGCGGTGCACCGGTGGGACGCCCAACTCGCCATCGCGGCGGGTGAGCCGGTCGAGGCGAAGCTCGCCGCCGACGGGGTGAGCGAGATCCTGGACACCTGGCTGCCGGCCGGTCGACGCCGCACCGCCGGCCAGTGGCACGGGGTGGTGCAGCTCTCCGCGGTCGACGCCGCCCAGGAGTGGTTCCTGCGGCTGCGCGGCGAGGGTGTGGCCCTGCTCGACACCGCCACCATCTTCGACCACGACGACCACCACGCCCGGGCGCAGGTCAGCGGTACCGCGAGCGACCTGCTGCTGGCGCTCTGGGGCCGGGTCGGTCTCGACACGCTGGACGTGGCCGGCGACCGGACCCTGTTGGAGGGTCTCCGGGTCGGCTGA
- a CDS encoding UDP-N-acetylmuramate dehydrogenase — MSDVYAQPTTGPEPATTCELAQYTTLRLGGPAGRVVAGTDADGIVRAVREAAERDEQVLLLAGGSNVVIGDAGFPGTVVLVRSRGLRVVAEDTDTVTVRVEAGEPWDDLVATTVANGWSGLECLSGIPGSTGATPIQNVGAYGQEVAETITGVQVHDRVEGTVGSIPAADCGFAYRSSIFKYADRWVVLSVDFRLARSPLSGPVRYAELARALGVQVGDQVPLADARATVLRLRAGKGMVLDATDPDTRSVGSFFTNPVLDVAAYELLRERAADLGEPPAWPGAGDVVKVSAAWLIDKAGFGKGHPGPQGVAISSKHTLALTNRSGTASTASLVELAREIRDGVHQRFGVTLHPEPILINCTL; from the coding sequence GTGTCAGACGTCTACGCCCAGCCGACAACCGGCCCCGAACCCGCCACGACGTGCGAACTGGCGCAATACACCACGTTGCGCCTGGGCGGCCCGGCCGGGCGCGTCGTCGCCGGCACCGACGCCGACGGGATCGTCCGGGCGGTGCGGGAGGCGGCCGAACGCGACGAGCAGGTCCTGCTCCTCGCCGGGGGCAGCAACGTCGTGATCGGAGACGCCGGTTTCCCCGGCACCGTCGTCCTGGTGCGCTCCCGGGGCCTGCGGGTGGTCGCCGAGGACACCGACACCGTCACCGTACGCGTCGAGGCCGGCGAGCCCTGGGACGACCTGGTCGCCACCACCGTGGCCAACGGCTGGTCCGGCCTGGAATGCCTCTCCGGCATCCCCGGCTCGACCGGCGCCACCCCCATCCAGAACGTCGGCGCGTACGGGCAGGAGGTCGCCGAGACCATCACCGGCGTCCAGGTCCACGACCGGGTCGAGGGGACCGTCGGATCGATCCCCGCCGCCGACTGCGGCTTCGCGTACCGGTCCAGCATCTTCAAGTACGCCGACCGCTGGGTGGTGCTCTCCGTCGACTTCCGGCTCGCCCGCTCGCCGCTGTCCGGCCCCGTGCGCTACGCGGAACTGGCCCGGGCGCTCGGCGTACAGGTGGGGGACCAGGTGCCGCTGGCCGACGCCCGGGCCACGGTCCTGCGGCTGCGCGCCGGCAAGGGCATGGTGCTCGACGCGACCGACCCGGACACCCGGTCGGTCGGCTCGTTCTTCACCAACCCCGTGCTGGACGTGGCCGCGTACGAACTGCTGCGGGAGCGCGCCGCCGACCTCGGCGAACCGCCGGCCTGGCCGGGCGCGGGTGACGTGGTTAAGGTCAGCGCGGCCTGGCTGATCGACAAGGCCGGCTTCGGCAAGGGCCACCCGGGGCCGCAGGGTGTCGCCATCTCCAGCAAGCACACCCTCGCCCTGACCAACCGCAGCGGCACCGCCAGCACGGCGTCCCTGGTCGAACTGGCCCGCGAGATCCGCGACGGCGTCCACCAACGCTTCGGCGTGACCCTCCACCCCGAACCCATCCTCATCAACTGCACCCTCTAA